GACCCGCCGTCGCGGCCTCGTCGACGGTGGACGTCGGGTTGGCGCCGCCCGCGGATGGGGGTGGTGGCGATCATCCTGGCGGTGTTCGTCGTCGTCCTGGGTGCCTCGACCGCATACTTCGCCCACGCGTACGTCCAGCAACGCGATCAGGTCGAGGCCGCGGGGCCGTCCCCGGCGCAGCGCCAGGAGGCGATGGACGTGGCGCGCGAGTACGCCACCACGTTGGCCACCTACGATCCGGCGGACTATGGGGACCTCGACCGTCGGATTCGGGAGATCTCCACGCCGGAGTTCGCGAAGACCTACATCACGTCGTCGCAGGAGGCGCGACGCGGCAACGCGACCGCGCGGGGTACGTCGCGGGCAGAGGCGAAAGAGGCCGGGCTCCAATCGATCTCCGACGGCAAGGCGGTTGTCCTGGTGGCCCTCGACCAGACCGTGACGTCGCCACAGGTCAGCGCCGAGGTCCCCGACGGCATCCCGTATCAGTCGCGGGTCAAGGTGACCCTCGACCGGCGCGACGGTCGGTGGCTACTCGCCGACTTCGACACGGTCTGACCCGTCGTCGGCACCGAGGAGCAGGCGTAGTGCGAGTGCGGTGATGTGGTCCGGCGGTGGACGCCGACCGAGTCGCGAGAGATCGATGGCGACGTTGAGCGCCGCCTGCACCAGGAATCGTGCCTGCGCCGCCGAGAGTCCGGGGCGGACGCGGGTCAACCACGCAGCCCACTCCTCGATGTTGATCCGTTGCTGACCACGCAGTTCGGTTCGTTGACGCGCGGCCACGTTGCCGATCTCGGTGACGTAGACCGAGAGCATGTCGTTGTTGGTGCAGCACAGGTCGACGTAGCGCTCGACGAGTGACTCGATCGCCTCGCGAGGGGTTCGAGACGACGACAACGCGTCACCGATCAGGACGGTGACGCGATCGGACGCGCGCCAGAACGCGGCCTGCAGGATCGCCGCCTTGCTCTCGAAGTGGCGGTACACGCCGGAGGCGGGGAGCTCGGCCGCGCGTGCGATGTCGTCGATGGTGACCTCACGGAAACCGTGCGCGGCGAACAACCTGATCGACTCTGCAAGCAGTACTTCGCGTTTGGACATCGGTGAAAGGCCGGTGGTGGTCTCGTCGACGGATCCGGCCGGGCTCGTCGACAGTTCCTCGTCGATCAGGGACCCGGCGGCGTCGGTGATCAGATCGCCGATCTGCCGGACCGGCAACGCCGCCCGGTGGGTCGCCGGACTCGCCACCGCGCTCGTCATCGCGGCGGTGATCAGGTCGGCCGACTCGAGGTCGAGAGTTGGCCGGACCCGCAGCAGGTTCGATCGCAGGCGGCGGTGCTGGGCCACCACGATCCCGCGCACGTAGTCGGCGTCGTCGCCCTGTAGGTAGTCGGCCTCCCAGTGGTAGAGCCCGCCGGTCCGCCGGTTCTCGATCGCGGCGCCCGTCAGCGCCGCGAGGAGATCGCGGAGCTCCTCGCGGGGGCGGTCGGGCCGTTCGGCGATCGCGCCGGTGGCGGATGCCAGGGCATCGGCGAGGGTGCGCGCGGTCTCGGCGAAGAGTGCGTACTTGTTCGGGAAATGCCGATAGAGGGCCGGCGCGGAGAGGCCGGCGGCCTCGGCGATGTCGTCGAGGCGCACCGAGTGATAGCCGCTCTCGCTGAACGCCTTTGCTGCCGAGCGCAGGATGACGGCACGGCGATCGGCCGGCCGGCGACGCGACGCACGGCGCGCCGACTCCGTCGAGGTCGACATTCGTGCGGTCATGACAAGGGAGCCTAGCCGGAGTCGACGTTCACCACGAGCATATTGGTCCGGCTCGAAGAAAGGCCAGTAAAACAGCCTCTTTCATCGAGATAAGTTAATGAGTATTCTCGTGATCTGAGTCGCACTGTGGTAGTAGTGTGGTCGGCAACCCGACCTGCGACGGGTCGGGACGAGCAGTGAGGGGCGTGTGGGTAGTGAGTGACAATGCGGCCGGTGGTGACGGGATCCGGGTCAGTGTCGACGACCGAGGGGTGGCCCGGATAGTCATCCACCGGCCGCATCGGATGAACGCGCTCGACGGAGCGGCGAGTCGTGCCATCATCGAGGCGCTCGACGGATGGTCCGCGCGTGATGACATCCGCGTGGTGGTGATCGACGGCGAAGGTGGCAGCTTCAGCACCGGCGCCGACGTCATCGACATCGCGAAGGTCGCCGGCGAGAACGCCGGTGGCGGGCTCGACCCGACTCAGGCCCGTGGCGTGATCTCCGGCGGTTCCGACCTCGCGCGTGCCATCCGTGGCGTCCGCGCGCCGGTCGTCGCCGTCGTCGACGGGCCGGCGGTCGGGATCGGGGCATCCGTGGCGTTCGCCTCGGATCTGATCTACGCGACCGAACGGTCGTACTTCCTGCTCGCATTCATCAACATCGGTCTGATGCCCGACGGCGGTGCCTCGATGTCGGTGGCCGCGGCCGTCGGCCGGGCCCGGGCCAACGCGATGGCGCTGCTGGGCGAGAAGCTCCGTGCCGCAGAGGCTTTCGATGCCGGGTTGATCACCGAGGTGGTCGCCGACCGCGCCGCGCTCGACGCCCGGGTGAACGCGGTGGTGGACAAGCTCGCCGGCCTGTCCTCGAGTGCGCTGCGCATGACGAAGGCCGCCCTCGACGCCCACACCATGGGCGACTTCGACGCCGCCCTCGACCGCGAACTCGACGGGCAGACGGCGCTGTTGCAGTCGCCGGAGTTCCAGGCGGCCATGTCGGCCTTCGCCGGCACCAAGAACTGAGGTCGCCGCCTGCCCGGAGGCCGGCGCCGATCCCACCGAACACACACGTACACAACAGCAATCGTGGCCCGGCACCGCCACAGG
This sequence is a window from Gordonia insulae. Protein-coding genes within it:
- a CDS encoding TetR/AcrR family transcriptional regulator, producing the protein MTARMSTSTESARRASRRRPADRRAVILRSAAKAFSESGYHSVRLDDIAEAAGLSAPALYRHFPNKYALFAETARTLADALASATGAIAERPDRPREELRDLLAALTGAAIENRRTGGLYHWEADYLQGDDADYVRGIVVAQHRRLRSNLLRVRPTLDLESADLITAAMTSAVASPATHRAALPVRQIGDLITDAAGSLIDEELSTSPAGSVDETTTGLSPMSKREVLLAESIRLFAAHGFREVTIDDIARAAELPASGVYRHFESKAAILQAAFWRASDRVTVLIGDALSSSRTPREAIESLVERYVDLCCTNNDMLSVYVTEIGNVAARQRTELRGQQRINIEEWAAWLTRVRPGLSAAQARFLVQAALNVAIDLSRLGRRPPPDHITALALRLLLGADDGSDRVEVGE
- a CDS encoding enoyl-CoA hydratase-related protein: MSDNAAGGDGIRVSVDDRGVARIVIHRPHRMNALDGAASRAIIEALDGWSARDDIRVVVIDGEGGSFSTGADVIDIAKVAGENAGGGLDPTQARGVISGGSDLARAIRGVRAPVVAVVDGPAVGIGASVAFASDLIYATERSYFLLAFINIGLMPDGGASMSVAAAVGRARANAMALLGEKLRAAEAFDAGLITEVVADRAALDARVNAVVDKLAGLSSSALRMTKAALDAHTMGDFDAALDRELDGQTALLQSPEFQAAMSAFAGTKN